The sequence GATATTAGCACATTTCATAAATCTATGTTCTATTGTAATCTTAAGAGGGAAATTGAGAATTGGAACTTGACAAAGTTCACTATAAAAACTATTTCATTGTCTTTCTGTTTCCCTTCACCTCAGGTTCTGCCAGAGCTGTTTGCAGAAATGTTTGCGTCCACAGAAACCCGCGTGTGCAGTGTGCCGGGCCGCGATTGGCCATTGCGCAAAAGCTGTTGAGCTCGAAGCCCTGATCCAATCATCTGTGGCAGCGTGCAAAGGGTGTGGAGCTCAGGTATGCTTTGGTTAAATTATGACTTTCAGTATGACCTTACTGCTATGACAGTGGCGCCTCGGTTTTGGGAAAGCAACCGCCCCCGAAAGAACTAAGTAAAACATTCACCCACAACGAACCCTTTGACACGAGTGAATGGCGACAATTTGATTTCTGAAGTTTTGTGAATTgtggcagtggttctcaaatgttGTTACCTTGGGACCCACATTTCCCTGTTGTTGCCAAGTCATGATTCACTTTTATGTAAGTTAAGAATGAAAAAATACCGGTAGATATTGTGCAGAATTCATATTTGAAAGCATCAGAATTAgtctttgaaaacattttgtatatctttatttatttatttatttatttttaaacacaaatacaCACGCTTGCACGTTACGAAACTGAGCCTGAACATGACATGACTGCATGTACAAAAAAGATTTTTAGTCAAatttaaaaatcacaattatatAAAATACGAACGCACCACCACCGTTAGCACCGTTTTCTTTTTCTGCAACAtcagtagtgtttttttttttttttttttgtttagttttttttatttatttttatttttttttaatggatgatGCGGCCAaccaattgaccttaccgtaaactACGGCTGCATGCAGTCAAGATGCAAGACGTCATGTGTGCAGGCGTTTTGttgcggacaaacaaaagcaatccaacTCCTGGTGGTGCATTGCGTGGttatccaaagccaagaaaaaaaatcaagaaaaatgaTGTAGTCATGGCTTGTATAAGAGTGACAGCAGTCATCTTGATCGACTAACCGGCGTCCTGCAGTAGTCGCGGCTTGTCTAAGAGAGTCactgtccggtttattcccttccttaaaccctcaaacaactacaaaaaatGTCTGCACTGGATCAAACGTAGTGGAAGACCACACAACTGTTTGAATCCCtctaaaatgaccagaaactactatGTCTGCACGGAGGTAATGTtccccattgttgtttttagccaaaggctaacgatagatCCGGGTAGCTAACAGTCTACAgtacacgtttgttgacttagtATGTATTagaaatgccaacaaaacatttcaaCTATGAGGTAAcataaattcattcttaccctgcttgacagGAACAATGTTTAAAAGCTTCGGTTTTGACGACAATCGGTCGAAGTGAGTGAAGCGACTCTTTTCCTGACTTCTGTAGCAGCAGACAGCAATGCGTATTTCcttgtttttgggcaaaattgtaCGGTGAGGGAGTGACgatacccttcactaaaaaaaatttaaaacccctttgcttgcttcgaaGAGAAATACCGGCGTCTTGAAAATACCAGAcagagaaatcacaaggaaggaTTGACAACTTTTCCATTACTGTGAATGCACTTTAGCTAATTTTGACGGGTAAATGAGGGCGCTGCTCATTGCATTTAGTGGGCGGCGGTAAGGTCAATTGCTAGCTGTCTGTAACCCACTAGTTCCCTATTTtccagattatttttttaattttctaacTTGAAAGTGGGTTCTTCGTGTGTTCCTCTGTAGGTTGGTCTTTCTCAGATGAGACTCCACACAAGTGCTTGCCCCAAATACCAGGAATACATTGAGGAAGGAGTTAGGaccactgcccagagccagcctGCTATCATCAGGTCAAAAACTCTCTCAAATACCACTTGCAGGGTCTTCTTCTGCAAGGTGTAATAAGTTATAATGGTGTTTCATCACAGGTGGGATTAGCTATTGACAAAAATGAACATCTGGGCATGTCTTATTTCCCCAATGCAACACAATGTAAATGCTTCCTCTATACGGTTAAAACAAACGGTGTATTGCTTTTGCTTGTGACTATCATACAAACAAGGTGGATTaggcagattgttattgtagtcaaactacatttcatcacattttgaaattaaaaaaataatgcaaacaaatcaaATTAGAAGGATCCAAAGTCCAGCGCTTCTCAATGAGTGGGGAGCGTCATTTTCACAGTCGACCGCCATTTAGATTCGTGACATAAGCTCGGAATTGTCAGTACACTGCCACAAACAAATAGCCCACTTAGGCATATTAGCGATACGACACCATCGTGAGGCAAATACTGAAAGTTTGTTTCAAAGGGCCACTTCTGCAAGAATCAAGAAACAGACCGGGTTGAACAGGAAGTACAAAAAGAATGTAGTGTTGttattagaggtgtgcaaaatttccgattcttagattattcacgattcggccgtgcaacaatcgagaacgattcacaaatgtccaaattccgattatataaatatgccaagggaagcgaaacgagcgaaaagtacgcggaactgaaacgcagtagcgcgcgcggtcttcgggacgctttttgggacggaccgagagtacacatccacaactcacgcctcgagattcaaaacaacaacaagcatggctgagctgaccaacccacctcttcgtgagatcagacctgctccgaaaaggcaaacaacttgaggcggaagtatcagctagctggctgcagtgcgtcggttagcgttctacagggcgccgcgcagtgatacgaacgaacgaacagaaaagtagtggctggcggtaatggcgtctgactttattcagaaaagagtattgtggtggaaatgtatcacgcttttgaaaacaaatagtttttagaagaaaaacgctttatttccgagaccccagccagcttgctggactattttcctctcgtccaacgccgaagtcagcgctgatcgcacacacgggaggtgaggatcaaattgagattcatgttaaaaaagccgaacgatcccattaatgtttacacgttcatgtttacacaagttaaaaagcagaaaagcacttgagggttgttttttttttgtacctctgagaaactttaatgtttacatgttcatctttacacaacttaaaaagcaggaaagcacttttttttttaaggcatttgtattgaagtagtagttcacattgtctttcatttatacctcagtgcacttttgagtggataaaaataatatatttttgctcaatgctatgttttattctgttgaagactgaatatacttaaaagctgttgttacagaatgaggacttgagtattttatttactgttttgaactgttaacttgatactgaaatagtagtttatttaggcctgagaggacttttgtactatttttgtaactaatgtacgaaacattaaaagcgccaaaatacattgttttttttctgctgcctggggggaaatcaataatcgttttataatcgaatcgtcgcctctgaatcgtaatcgcaatcgaatcgtgaggtgccccaagattcccacctctagttgTTATGCTTATTTATGTAGCAGTCTCACTGATACGCCCTACTTGCGACAGCTAAAAGAGGAAAGCAATACAAGAAAAATATTGCTGTATTAAtgtaatgtatgtatgtgtaatgCATGTAATATTGTACTTCATAAAACATACTATAATGACGACAAGGACTGTGCACGAATTGGTGGAGACTCGAATAGAGAAGCGAACTGGCTGTGAAAAACGAACATTGAATTCGAATTTGTGTCAGAACGGATCATAACATTTTCACGTTTGCACACTCGCATCTCTGTGAGGTATGTATGAGGGAGTGGCAACATGCGCCTTGAGGAACGTGTGCTGCCTTCGAAGACAACACGCAAAATTGCTTGTTCCTGTATTGGCTAGCATTAAATTCAACTTTTAATGTCTTCTCGCGTCGTCACAGCAGCAGGATACGATGGGCATTTAGCCACTTGGaccaggttagcttagcgctaactagctagctggctTGACACAATACAAATGGATTTACTAGACCAAAGCATGAAAAACAGCCAGCGTATGATATGATGATGAGGGATACTAGAAGTTGAAGTAAACTGTTTTAAACTAAAAGAAAAACCTTTCCATAGGGTGACACTGTGCAACGGACCGATGTACAGGTACATTCTGGTTGAATACATACCGGTCGATACATCTGTAAATTGCTTTGGACACTGTATAGTGTCGATAAAGCGATAAATAAGTGCACTTCATGTATCATTTTGATCAAactgaatttttcatttgtcgGACTATGAAGCGTTTCTTTTTGGTAGAAGTACAATAAGTAACCGATTCAAGTTCATTCGGTACTCGCTCATTAATGTGAATGCCAATAGCAAACACAGATTTTGGGTACAAAGGCGTACGGATATACATCACATGGGTGGTCTCAGCTTCTCAGCATTAATGTTAGTAatttttcacagaggataaataataatatgccTGTGGGTATATTCGTCTACATGTGACCCttatttgtattcaaatatcCGTTGCATTCAGGGTTGTAACGCCACGACACAGATGCTGAATGGACACCTGCCTACAGCGAAACGCACAacttgtacttttctttgttttatgtttagtttggcaGTAAACTCCAATTGGGATTGGCAACGAAAAgcatacattctttttttttttttcattttctttaaatGAATCGTTCCCCATAAAGATTTTGTGTCTCAAACGTTGGCTCACAAgccaaagcataaaaaaaacaaattggccAAACTCTACAGTCGGGTCACGCACATCTGAAAGCGCCACTGTAATTCTTTTATCTATGCTGGCTCTCGATTTAAGTTCAATATGATAAACCACACTTATGAGTAACTGCAATAAAGattcaaaggaaacaaaaagcAGCATGATCTATAGATTGTTGTTTGTATCATTACAGTCCAGTGCCAAATCGTTACACTTTTACCTGCCCGTACTGCAACTGCCAGAACCTCGATCAAGACGGCCTGGTTGAGCACTGCACTACCCAGCATGCCCGCGATGCACGACAAGTGGTGAGAAGTTCTTTTCCCGCTGCTGCATCAACTGCAACTTAAACATGGCCGAAATGCGATTTTTATCATCCATGTCCGTTGGTGTAGGTTTGCCCCATCTGTGCCTCCATGCCGTGGGGGGACCCAAACTACCGGAGTACCGACTTCTTCCAACACCTGAAGATTAGACACACGTTTTCATACGATacctttgttgtaagttggtgcTTTCGCCGTGCCAGTGAGCACGTCGACTCCAATAAAAGATAACATGCTTTATCATGTTTTGCGCAGGATTACTCTACAGACGAGCACACGATGATCCAGGAGGCTTTACAGCGCTCCCTTCTGGACAACTGATGTGTGAAGGAGAATCTGGAAAAAGAGCAAACGCGGCAAAAGGGAGGATGGGGATGTGACGTCTTAATAAGAAGGCAGAGTATGGTCATGAAAAAGGTGGCTGGCTAACTGAGTTTCGCAAGAGGTTGTACCCATGACTTTCGAGGTTTATTATGACAGAAATAAACCACACAACACACTTGAAGAGCAGAGGTGGGCgcatcaatgaattttgagcgccCGTCATTTGGCGTCATTTGGCAATCGTCAACAGTTGGGACACGCTTCCGTCATCGTCAATACATCAAACTGAACCATTAGTTAGGACTGAACgacattggaaaaacatgcgatatagttgttgaatattgtgatatcgatattattgcgatactTAACAGGTACCTAAAGAAATAGCAAATTTATTGTCAAATTAAagaataactttttttcatgCAACAATATATAAGCAAGCTCAACATATTCTTAGTTAATGAATTGCAATTACCctaaataatgttcaactattggattagattaaaagagatactttacttatttagccatttttggcagtcaaacatta is a genomic window of Festucalex cinctus isolate MCC-2025b chromosome 2, RoL_Fcin_1.0, whole genome shotgun sequence containing:
- the rnf114 gene encoding E3 ubiquitin-protein ligase RNF114 encodes the protein MTRSRGCWWHPNTVKRKEMAMLGGFSSTQHKKNISDTNSDVSEFLCPVCLEIFDSPVTTQCGHTFCQSCLQKCLRPQKPACAVCRAAIGHCAKAVELEALIQSSVAACKGCGAQVGLSQMRLHTSACPKYQEYIEEGVRTTAQSQPAIISPVPNRYTFTCPYCNCQNLDQDGLVEHCTTQHARDARQVVCPICASMPWGDPNYRSTDFFQHLKIRHTFSYDTFVDYSTDEHTMIQEALQRSLLDN